One window from the genome of Bacillus tianshenii encodes:
- the hslO gene encoding Hsp33 family molecular chaperone HslO: MSDYLIKALAFDGQVRAYAVDTTKTVGEAQRRHRTWPTASAAIGRAMTAGVMMGSMLKGEDKLTVKIEGGGPIGAIIVDSNAKGEVRGYVSNPEVHFDLNDHGKLDVARAVGTNGFLSIVKDLGMRDHFTGQVPLVSGELGEDFTYYFVTSEQVPSSVGVGVLVNPDNSILAAGGFIIQLMPGTEEEVISFIEKRIQAIPPISKLIEQGLSPEEILNQLLGEENIKILDKHSVEFSCHCSKERVENAFISLGKKELKEMIEEDGKAEATCHFCAEQYHLTKDELEELLKQAEA, translated from the coding sequence ATGTCGGATTATTTAATTAAAGCATTGGCATTTGATGGGCAGGTTCGTGCATATGCGGTGGATACGACAAAAACCGTAGGAGAAGCACAACGGCGTCATCGCACTTGGCCGACTGCATCTGCAGCAATTGGTCGTGCCATGACAGCAGGCGTTATGATGGGCTCAATGCTAAAAGGTGAAGATAAATTAACAGTGAAAATTGAAGGCGGCGGACCAATCGGCGCTATTATTGTAGATAGTAATGCAAAAGGTGAGGTACGAGGCTATGTAAGCAATCCAGAAGTTCATTTTGATTTAAATGATCATGGGAAGTTAGATGTTGCTCGTGCGGTAGGTACAAACGGTTTTCTTTCGATTGTGAAAGACCTCGGTATGCGTGATCATTTTACAGGTCAAGTGCCGCTTGTATCAGGGGAGCTTGGTGAGGATTTCACTTATTATTTTGTAACCTCAGAGCAAGTCCCGTCTTCTGTAGGTGTTGGTGTACTTGTAAACCCTGACAACTCGATCCTTGCTGCTGGTGGTTTTATTATTCAATTAATGCCGGGCACGGAGGAAGAGGTTATTTCCTTTATTGAAAAACGTATTCAGGCAATTCCACCAATTTCGAAGTTGATTGAGCAAGGACTTTCTCCAGAGGAAATTCTTAATCAATTACTTGGTGAGGAGAATATCAAAATTCTTGATAAGCATTCAGTCGAATTTAGCTGCCACTGTTCAAAGGAACGAGTGGAGAATGCATTTATCAGCCTCGGGAAAAAAGAATTAAAGGAAATGATTGAAGAAGACGGAAAAGCAGAAGCGACATGTCATTTCTGTGCAGAACAATATCACCTTACAAAAGATGAACTAGAAGAATTGTTAAAACAAGCGGAAGCATAA
- the ftsH gene encoding ATP-dependent zinc metalloprotease FtsH, with product MNRIFRNTIFYLLIFLVVIGVVSFFNGSNQQTETLTYDEFQSALEQGDVSSITVKPERNVYEIQGKLSSYEEDQTFLTYVPQTERINELLQSSGVKAEMQPAEETSGWVTFFTSIIPFIIIFILFFFLLNQAQGGGSRVMNFGKSKAKLYNEEKKKVRFKDVAGADEEKQELVEVVDFLKDPRKFSAVGARIPKGVLLVGPPGTGKTLLARAVAGEAGVPFFSISGSDFVEMFVGVGASRVRDLFENAKKNAPCIIFIDEIDAVGRQRGAGLGGGHDEREQTLNQLLVEMDGFGANEGIIIIAATNRPDILDPALLRPGRFDRQITVNRPDVKGREEVLKVHARNKPLAEDVNLKTIAMRTPGFSGADLENLLNEAALVAARGDRKNIAMDDVEEAIDRVIAGPAKKSRVVSEKERNIVAYHEAGHTIIGMVLDEADMVHKVTIVPRGQAGGYAVMLPKEDRYFQTKPELLDKITGLLGGRVAEELVLGEVSTGAHNDFQRATNIARRMVTEFGMSEKLGPLQFGQSQGQVFLGRDINSEQNYSDAIAHEIDMEIQRIIKECYEKAKDILTTHKEQHEKIAKTLLEVETLDAEQIKHLFDHGTLPERPVIDPEATPSNNEDVKVNINKRENNEDDAENKDKE from the coding sequence ATGAATCGTATCTTCCGAAATACAATTTTTTATTTGCTGATCTTTCTAGTTGTGATCGGCGTTGTCAGCTTTTTTAACGGAAGCAATCAACAGACCGAAACATTGACATATGATGAATTTCAGTCAGCTTTAGAACAAGGTGACGTTTCATCTATCACTGTAAAGCCAGAGCGGAACGTATATGAAATTCAAGGTAAGCTGAGTTCTTATGAAGAGGACCAGACTTTCTTGACTTATGTGCCGCAAACTGAGCGTATTAATGAATTGCTTCAATCATCTGGTGTGAAGGCCGAAATGCAACCGGCTGAAGAAACAAGTGGATGGGTGACATTCTTCACCTCGATTATTCCATTTATCATTATCTTTATCTTATTCTTCTTCTTGCTTAACCAAGCTCAAGGCGGCGGAAGTCGTGTGATGAACTTTGGTAAGAGTAAGGCCAAGTTATACAATGAAGAGAAGAAGAAAGTACGCTTTAAAGATGTAGCAGGTGCAGATGAGGAAAAACAAGAGCTTGTTGAAGTGGTTGACTTCTTGAAAGACCCTCGCAAGTTCTCGGCAGTAGGAGCTCGTATTCCAAAGGGTGTCTTACTTGTTGGTCCTCCTGGTACTGGTAAGACATTGTTAGCTCGTGCAGTAGCTGGTGAAGCCGGTGTACCGTTTTTCTCAATCAGTGGTTCAGACTTTGTTGAGATGTTTGTCGGTGTCGGTGCGTCTCGTGTACGTGACCTATTTGAAAATGCTAAGAAAAATGCGCCTTGTATCATTTTCATTGATGAAATTGATGCCGTTGGTCGTCAACGTGGTGCAGGTCTTGGCGGTGGACACGATGAACGTGAGCAAACTTTGAACCAGTTGCTTGTTGAAATGGATGGATTCGGCGCAAATGAAGGAATCATCATCATTGCTGCAACAAACCGTCCAGATATCTTGGACCCTGCATTGCTTCGTCCAGGACGCTTCGACCGTCAAATTACGGTTAATCGCCCAGATGTTAAAGGACGTGAAGAAGTTCTTAAGGTACATGCAAGAAACAAACCTCTTGCAGAAGATGTGAACTTAAAAACAATTGCAATGCGTACACCAGGATTCTCTGGTGCAGACTTAGAAAACTTACTCAATGAAGCGGCGCTTGTAGCTGCTCGTGGAGATCGCAAGAATATCGCGATGGACGATGTGGAAGAGGCTATTGACCGTGTTATCGCAGGTCCAGCTAAGAAAAGCCGTGTTGTTTCAGAGAAAGAGCGTAATATCGTGGCTTACCATGAGGCTGGTCATACAATAATTGGTATGGTGCTTGATGAGGCTGATATGGTACATAAAGTAACCATCGTGCCGCGTGGTCAAGCTGGAGGATATGCCGTTATGCTTCCAAAAGAAGATCGGTATTTCCAAACGAAGCCAGAACTACTCGACAAAATCACTGGTCTATTAGGTGGGCGTGTAGCTGAGGAGCTTGTGCTTGGTGAAGTAAGTACAGGTGCTCATAACGACTTCCAACGTGCAACGAACATTGCACGACGAATGGTTACTGAATTTGGAATGAGCGAAAAGCTTGGTCCGCTTCAATTTGGTCAATCACAAGGTCAAGTATTCTTAGGCCGTGACATTAACAGTGAGCAGAACTATAGTGATGCAATTGCTCATGAAATCGATATGGAAATTCAGCGCATCATTAAAGAATGTTACGAAAAAGCAAAAGACATTCTTACTACTCATAAAGAGCAGCATGAAAAGATTGCAAAAACGTTGCTTGAAGTAGAAACGCTTGATGCAGAACAAATCAAGCACTTGTTTGACCATGGCACACTTCCTGAGCGTCCTGTAATTGACCCGGAAGCAACACCATCAAACAATGAAGATGTAAAAGTTAACATTAACAAAAGAGAAAATAATGAAGATGACGCTGAAAATAAAGATAAAGAATAA
- a CDS encoding type III pantothenate kinase translates to MIFVLDVGNTNTVLGVYEGEELKYHWRIETRRNKTEDEYAMTIKALFEHEDLLFSEIDGIIISSVVPPIMFALERMCEKYFCIPPMIVGPGIKTGLNIKYENPREVGADRIVNAVAGIHQYGSPLVIVDFGTATTYCYVDDNKQYMGGAIAPGINISTEALYEKASKLPRVEITRPDGIVGKNTVHAMQAGILYGYVGQVEGIVSRMKAQSDVEPKVIATGGLASLIARESDIIDHVDPFLTLKGLHLIYTRNKLSI, encoded by the coding sequence ATGATTTTTGTATTAGACGTAGGGAATACAAATACAGTTTTAGGGGTTTATGAAGGGGAAGAATTAAAATACCATTGGCGGATTGAAACGAGAAGAAATAAAACAGAAGATGAATATGCGATGACGATTAAAGCATTATTTGAACATGAAGACTTACTTTTTTCGGAAATCGATGGCATTATTATTTCTTCAGTTGTCCCACCGATTATGTTTGCACTTGAAAGAATGTGTGAAAAATATTTCTGTATACCACCAATGATTGTAGGCCCTGGAATTAAAACAGGCTTAAATATTAAATATGAAAACCCACGCGAAGTTGGAGCCGACAGGATTGTAAATGCGGTAGCAGGGATTCACCAATATGGCAGTCCGTTAGTGATCGTTGATTTTGGTACTGCAACGACATATTGTTACGTAGATGATAACAAACAATATATGGGTGGTGCTATTGCGCCGGGTATTAACATTTCGACTGAGGCATTATATGAAAAAGCGTCTAAGCTACCACGAGTTGAAATTACACGCCCAGATGGAATTGTTGGGAAAAATACCGTACATGCTATGCAAGCAGGTATTCTATATGGTTATGTTGGACAAGTTGAAGGCATCGTATCTCGGATGAAAGCACAATCTGATGTAGAACCGAAAGTTATTGCTACAGGTGGTTTGGCTTCATTAATTGCTAGAGAATCTGATATTATCGATCATGTTGATCCGTTTTTAACATTAAAAGGATTACATTTAATTTACACCCGAAATAAGCTAAGCATCTAA
- the tilS gene encoding tRNA lysidine(34) synthetase TilS: protein MNDLVKTFIEKHHLINDGETIIVGLSGGPDSLALLHYLYELKEKRNLYLVAVHLNHMFRGEEAEKDCIFVKHFCDSIDIPIVTEKIDVPAYQKKYHLNAQEAARKCRYQLYEKIMHRYDADKLALAHHGDDQVETVFMKMARGNVSSLKGMPVRRPFATGEIIRPFLPLSKDEIEEYCKKMKLQPRRDPSNEKPVYTRNRFRKTLLPFLKEENPKVHRNIQYISEVIEAEDAFLNELTQEKMQGVLIEKTTERCIFDINAFGMLSVPLQRRAIHLILKYLYPKDSGVYTSIHIEDILTLCRQEHPSGELMLPYHLRIIRTYDRCIMTFHIEKQVNFYHELSVPGRIKEEDAFEITAFDSTKDLTFDSADEVLQLPKDSVVFPLIVRNRKQGDKMEIFKDGSKKKVSRIFIDAKVSRLERDNWPIVSDYTGRIIWIPEIRKAYDFIHSSQQECICVSISLS from the coding sequence ATGAATGACCTCGTTAAAACATTTATAGAAAAACATCATTTGATTAACGATGGAGAAACAATCATAGTTGGGCTCTCAGGCGGTCCAGATTCTTTGGCATTGCTTCACTATTTATATGAGCTCAAGGAGAAAAGGAACTTATATCTTGTTGCTGTACACTTGAATCATATGTTCCGAGGAGAAGAAGCAGAAAAAGATTGCATATTTGTGAAACATTTTTGTGACTCGATCGATATACCTATTGTCACTGAAAAAATTGATGTACCTGCTTATCAGAAAAAATACCACTTAAATGCTCAAGAAGCTGCCAGAAAGTGTCGTTATCAATTGTATGAAAAGATTATGCATAGATATGATGCTGATAAGCTTGCCCTTGCTCATCATGGGGATGACCAAGTGGAGACTGTTTTCATGAAAATGGCTAGAGGCAATGTGAGTTCTTTGAAAGGGATGCCTGTGCGAAGACCATTTGCCACTGGTGAAATTATTCGGCCTTTTCTTCCTTTATCAAAAGATGAAATTGAAGAGTACTGTAAGAAAATGAAGCTTCAACCACGTCGTGACCCGAGTAATGAGAAACCCGTTTATACACGTAATCGTTTCCGCAAAACATTGCTTCCATTTTTGAAAGAAGAAAACCCGAAGGTACACCGTAATATTCAGTACATAAGTGAAGTAATAGAGGCGGAGGATGCTTTTTTAAACGAGTTAACTCAGGAGAAAATGCAAGGCGTGCTTATTGAAAAAACAACTGAAAGATGTATTTTCGACATTAATGCATTTGGAATGCTTTCCGTTCCTTTACAAAGAAGGGCTATTCATCTAATATTAAAATATCTTTACCCTAAGGATTCGGGGGTATATACATCAATACATATTGAAGATATTTTAACCTTATGCAGGCAAGAACATCCTTCAGGTGAACTAATGCTGCCGTATCATTTGCGGATTATCCGCACTTATGATAGATGTATAATGACATTTCATATAGAAAAGCAAGTAAATTTCTATCATGAGCTGTCGGTGCCAGGCCGAATTAAGGAAGAGGATGCTTTTGAAATAACAGCATTTGATTCTACAAAGGACCTTACTTTCGATTCAGCTGATGAGGTGTTGCAGCTCCCAAAAGATTCTGTTGTTTTTCCATTAATTGTACGTAACCGTAAGCAAGGTGACAAAATGGAAATCTTTAAAGACGGGAGTAAGAAGAAAGTCAGTCGAATCTTCATTGATGCAAAGGTTTCCCGGCTTGAACGAGATAATTGGCCGATTGTTTCTGATTATACAGGCAGAATTATTTGGATACCTGAAATTAGAAAGGCATATGACTTTATACATAGCAGCCAGCAAGAGTGCATATGTGTTAGTATTTCGCTCTCATAA
- the pabB gene encoding aminodeoxychorismate synthase, component I, which yields MQKQRRTFAKKIPYDEAKWFKQYQSLSASKSKHILLESGRAGRYSIAALEPFAVLKGKDNSLSITTSSGTEVQQGNPLHCMREWMQQYQSESHPEFPDFRGGAVGFISYDYARYVEKLPNSAEDDLNTPDLYFLVFNDVFVYDHVEKVLWLMTNDKVMNEQAAYNRLEAYESIWRSEEVKAADCQLRNQNGEASRSFSQEAFEQAVRKVQAYISAGDVFQVNLAVRETRPLKTSSQHIYEKLRELNPSPYMGYLHFDDMQIVSASPELLVKKKGRHLSTRPIAGTRSRGKDEAEDEALAAELIHNEKERAEHVMLVDLERNDLGRVSEFGSVHVDEFMVIEKYSHVMHIVSNVCGTLAEGKDSYDVIEAVFPGGTITGAPKVRTMEIIEELESVRRGIYTGSIGWIGFDGEMELNIVIRTLIAKDGLAHVQAGAGIVIDSIPSAEYKESLKKAKALWRAKELSEEELMEKSRVEVSGE from the coding sequence ATGCAGAAACAACGTAGAACATTTGCGAAAAAAATTCCTTATGATGAGGCAAAATGGTTTAAGCAATATCAAAGCTTATCAGCAAGTAAATCTAAGCATATCTTATTAGAAAGCGGCCGTGCAGGAAGATACAGCATCGCAGCTCTTGAACCGTTCGCTGTGTTAAAGGGGAAAGATAACTCTCTATCTATAACTACAAGCAGTGGCACGGAGGTTCAACAGGGTAACCCGCTCCATTGTATGCGGGAATGGATGCAGCAATATCAATCTGAATCCCATCCTGAATTTCCTGACTTCCGCGGTGGTGCGGTCGGCTTTATTAGCTACGATTATGCCCGCTATGTGGAGAAACTTCCTAATTCAGCTGAAGATGACTTGAATACGCCTGATTTGTATTTTCTAGTTTTTAATGACGTCTTTGTTTATGATCATGTAGAAAAAGTACTATGGCTGATGACCAATGATAAAGTCATGAATGAACAAGCAGCATATAATCGGTTAGAAGCTTATGAATCCATTTGGAGAAGTGAAGAAGTTAAGGCTGCTGATTGTCAGCTTCGCAATCAAAATGGAGAAGCGAGTCGTTCCTTTTCACAAGAGGCATTTGAACAAGCGGTACGAAAGGTGCAAGCGTATATTTCGGCAGGCGATGTGTTTCAAGTGAATTTAGCTGTACGGGAAACCCGCCCACTAAAGACTTCGTCACAGCATATTTACGAAAAATTACGCGAGTTAAATCCATCGCCTTACATGGGGTATTTGCATTTTGATGATATGCAAATTGTTTCCGCTTCTCCTGAGTTGCTTGTCAAGAAGAAGGGAAGGCACCTTTCGACCCGGCCGATAGCAGGAACGCGTTCCCGGGGTAAAGATGAAGCGGAAGATGAAGCGTTAGCAGCAGAGTTGATTCATAATGAAAAAGAACGAGCTGAACATGTAATGCTTGTTGATCTAGAACGAAATGACTTAGGCAGGGTTTCTGAATTTGGAAGTGTTCATGTTGATGAGTTTATGGTCATCGAAAAGTATTCACATGTGATGCATATCGTCTCAAATGTATGCGGTACACTTGCTGAGGGGAAGGATTCCTATGATGTCATTGAAGCGGTTTTCCCTGGAGGTACGATTACAGGTGCTCCAAAAGTGCGCACAATGGAAATTATCGAAGAACTTGAATCAGTAAGGCGCGGCATATATACAGGGTCAATTGGCTGGATAGGCTTTGATGGAGAGATGGAGCTGAATATTGTCATTCGGACATTAATTGCCAAGGATGGTCTTGCCCACGTTCAAGCAGGGGCAGGTATTGTCATTGATTCAATTCCATCAGCTGAATATAAGGAATCTTTGAAGAAG
- the hpt gene encoding hypoxanthine phosphoribosyltransferase, whose translation MHDDIKEVLISEEELQQKVKETAQVLSEEYKDRFPLAVGVLKGAMPFMADLLKRMDIHLEMDFMDVSSYGKSTVSSGEVKIIKDLDTSVEGRDILIIEDIIDSGLTLSYLVDLLRYRKANSIKIVTLLDKPTGRKVDIKADSVCFEVPDAFVVGYGLDYAERYRNLPYIGVLKPEIYEN comes from the coding sequence ATGCATGATGATATTAAAGAGGTACTCATTTCAGAGGAAGAACTTCAACAAAAGGTAAAGGAAACAGCTCAGGTGCTATCTGAAGAGTATAAGGACCGTTTTCCACTTGCGGTTGGCGTATTAAAAGGTGCAATGCCATTTATGGCTGATTTGCTAAAACGCATGGACATTCACCTTGAAATGGATTTTATGGATGTATCTAGCTACGGAAAATCAACAGTTTCCTCAGGCGAAGTAAAAATTATTAAAGATTTGGATACATCTGTAGAGGGAAGAGACATATTAATTATCGAAGACATTATTGATAGTGGGTTAACACTAAGTTATCTTGTTGACTTATTGCGTTATCGTAAAGCGAACTCAATTAAGATTGTGACACTTTTGGATAAACCTACTGGACGTAAAGTCGATATTAAAGCAGATTCTGTTTGTTTTGAAGTGCCAGATGCATTTGTTGTTGGTTATGGATTAGATTATGCAGAGCGTTATCGTAACCTGCCATATATCGGTGTGCTAAAACCTGAAATTTACGAAAACTAA
- the cysK gene encoding cysteine synthase A gives MRVGNSIIDLIGQTPVVKLNRLTGENDADVYLKLEFMNPGSSVKDRIALSMIEAAITEGKLKEGDTIIEPTSGNTGIGLAMVAAAKGLKAILVMPDTMSMERRNLLRAYGAKLVLTPGAEGMKGAIQKAEELSKENGYFMPQQFQNEANPEIHRQTTGKEIAEQMGEQLDAFISGIGTGGTITGAGEVLKEKYSDLQIYAVEPSDSPVLSGGKPGPHKIQGIGAGFVPKTLNTDVYDEILTIENEEAFEYARRAAREEGILGGISSGAAIAAALKVAKKLGKGKKVLAIIPSNGERYLSTPLYQFDEE, from the coding sequence ATGCGTGTTGGAAACTCTATTATTGATTTAATTGGACAGACGCCAGTGGTGAAGTTGAATCGTCTAACGGGTGAGAATGATGCAGATGTTTACTTGAAGCTTGAATTTATGAATCCTGGAAGCAGTGTGAAAGATCGAATTGCTTTATCGATGATTGAAGCTGCTATAACTGAAGGTAAATTAAAGGAAGGCGACACGATTATTGAGCCAACAAGTGGAAACACTGGAATCGGGCTTGCGATGGTGGCTGCTGCTAAAGGCTTAAAAGCTATTTTAGTGATGCCTGATACGATGAGTATGGAACGCCGTAACCTTCTTCGTGCATATGGGGCGAAGCTTGTTTTAACGCCGGGGGCAGAAGGAATGAAAGGTGCTATTCAAAAGGCAGAGGAACTTTCTAAAGAAAATGGTTACTTCATGCCACAGCAATTCCAAAATGAAGCAAACCCTGAAATTCACCGTCAAACGACTGGAAAAGAGATCGCTGAACAAATGGGTGAACAGCTTGATGCATTTATCTCTGGTATCGGTACGGGCGGCACAATTACAGGGGCTGGTGAAGTGTTGAAAGAAAAGTACTCAGACCTTCAAATCTATGCTGTAGAGCCTTCTGATTCACCAGTATTATCAGGAGGAAAGCCAGGACCACATAAGATTCAAGGAATTGGTGCTGGGTTTGTTCCGAAAACATTAAACACAGACGTGTATGATGAAATTCTTACAATCGAAAATGAAGAAGCGTTTGAATATGCTCGACGTGCTGCACGTGAAGAAGGTATTCTAGGCGGTATCTCTTCTGGAGCGGCAATTGCTGCAGCATTAAAAGTAGCGAAGAAGCTTGGAAAGGGAAAGAAAGTATTAGCGATCATTCCAAGTAATGGTGAGCGATATCTCAGTACACCTCTTTACCAATTTGATGAAGAATAA